The Aurantiacibacter arachoides genome window below encodes:
- a CDS encoding DUF3035 domain-containing protein, with the protein MTKFASIAVLGLTALGLSACNGINLGDRDRPDEFAVQRQAPLVIPPDFHLVPPAPGAPRPVEGTASQQALDALFGGPAQRSAVETRTLQLAGQADPGIRSTVGDGETYTVDTGSNVQSIIAAPEGDGQAGRAVIPE; encoded by the coding sequence ATGACCAAATTCGCCAGCATTGCCGTTCTCGGCCTTACCGCTCTCGGCCTTTCGGCCTGCAATGGCATCAACCTGGGCGATCGTGACCGGCCGGACGAATTTGCCGTCCAGCGCCAGGCACCGCTGGTAATCCCGCCCGATTTTCACCTCGTGCCCCCCGCCCCCGGCGCCCCGCGCCCGGTCGAAGGCACCGCTTCGCAGCAGGCGCTCGACGCCCTGTTCGGCGGCCCGGCCCAGCGCAGCGCGGTCGAAACGCGTACGCTGCAACTGGCCGGCCAGGCCGATCCGGGCATCCGCTCCACCGTGGGCGATGGCGAGACGTACACGGTCGACACCGGCAGCAATGTCCAGTCGATCATCGCCGCGCCGGAAGGTGACGGACAGGCAGGGCGGGCCGTCATTCCCGAGTGA